In Bubalus kerabau isolate K-KA32 ecotype Philippines breed swamp buffalo chromosome 4, PCC_UOA_SB_1v2, whole genome shotgun sequence, one DNA window encodes the following:
- the FSCN2 gene encoding fascin-2 isoform X2 — protein sequence MPTNGLHQVLKIQFGLINDTDRYLTAESFGFKVNASAPSLKRKQMWVLEPDPGEGTAVLFRSSHLGRYLSAEEDGRVACEAEQPGRDCRFLVLPQPDGRWVLQSEPHGRFFGGTEDQLSCFATAITPAELWTVHLAIHPQAHLLSVSRRRYAHLCPQEDEIAADSNTPWGVDALVTLIFQNRQYCLKSCDSRYLRSDGRLVWEPEARARYTLEFKAGKLAFKDCDGHYLAPMGPAGTLRAGRNTRPGKDELFDLEESHPQVVLVAANHRYVSVRQGVNVSANQDEELDHETFLMQIDQETKKCTFYSSTGGYWTLVTHGGIQATATQVSENTMFEMEWRGRRVALKASNGRYVCMKKNGQLAAISDFVGEHTPPALGSPGLGAAPQALVSPAGEDEEFTLKLINRPILVLRGLDGFVCHRRGSNQLDTNRSVYDVFHLSFSDGAYQIRGRSGGFWHTGSHGSVCSDGERAEDFLFEFRERGRLAIRARSGKYLRGGASGLLRADADAPAGVALWEY from the exons ATGCCTACCAATGGCCTGCACCAGGTGCTGAAAATCCAGTTTGGCCTCATCAATGACACTGACCGCTACCTGACGGCCGAGAGCTTTGGCTTCAAGGTCAATGCCTCGGCACCCAGCCTCAAGCGGAAGCAGATGTGGGTGCTGGAGCCAGACCCAGGGGAGGGCACTGCCGTGCTGTTTCGCAGCAGCCACCTGGGCCGTTACCTGTCGGCCGAGGAGGATGGGCGTGTGGCCTGCGAGGCGGAGCAGCCGGGTCGTGACTGCCGCTTCCTGGTCCTGCCGCAGCCCGATGGGCGCTGGGTGCTGCAGTCGGAGCCACACGGCCGCTTCTTCGGCGGCACCGAGGACCAGCTGTCCTGCTTCGCCACGGCCATCACCCCAGCCGAGCTGTGGACAGTGCACCTGGCCATCCACCCGCAGGCCCACCTGCTGAGTGTGAGCCGGCGGCGCTACGCACACCTATGCCCGCAGGAAGATGAGATCGCAGCGGACAGCAATACGCCGTGGGGTGTGGACGCGCTTGTCACGCTCATCTTCCAGAACCGGCAGTACTGCCTCAAGTCCTGTGACAGCCGCTACCTGCGCAGCGACGGCCGCCTCGTCTGGGAGCCCGAGGCTCGCGCCCGCTACACGCTTGAGTTCAAGGCGGGAAAGTTGGCCTTCAAGGACTGCGATGGCCACTACCTGGCACCCATGGGCCCCGCGGGCACGCTCAGGGCAGGCCGCAACACACGGCCTGGCAAGGACGAGCTCTTCGACCTGGAGGAGAGTCACccacaggtggtgctggtggccgCCAACCACCGCTACGTGTCCGTGCGGCAAG GGGTCAATGTCTCAGCCAACCAAGATGAAGAACTGGATCACGAGACCTTCCTGATGCAAATTGACCAGGAGACAAAGAAGTGCACCTTCTATTCCAGCACTGGGGGCTACTGGACCCTGGTCACCCACGGGGGCATCCAGGCCACAGCTACACAAGT TTCTGAGAACACCATGTTTGAGATGGAGTGGCGGGGCCGACGGGTGGCCCTCAAGGCCAGTAATGGGCGGTATGTGTGCATGAAGAAGAATGGGCAGCTGGCGGCCATCAGCGATTTTGTGGGTGAGCACACCCCTCCTGCCCTGGGGAGCCCGGGGCTGGGCGCT GCCCCTCAAGCCCTTGTCTCGCCAGCAGGGGAGGACGAGGAGTTCACGCTCAAGCTTATCAACCGGCCCATCCTGGTCCTGCGCGGCCTGGACGGCTTTGTCTGCCACCGACGTGGCTCCAACCAGCTGGACACCAACCGCTCGGTTTACGACGTGTTCCACCTGAGCTTCAGCGACGGCGCCTACCAGATCCGAG GCCGCAGCGGCGGGTTCTGGCACACCGGCAGCCACGGCAGCGTGTGCAGCGACGGCGAGCGCGCCGAGGACTTCCTGTTCGAGTTCCGGGAGCGCGGCCGCCTGGCCATCCGGGCCCGGAGCGGCAAGTACCTGCGTGGCGGCGCCTCGGGACTGCTGCGCGCGGACGCGGACGCGCCGGCTGGGGTTGCGCTTTGGGAATACTGA
- the FSCN2 gene encoding fascin-2 isoform X1, with the protein MPTNGLHQVLKIQFGLINDTDRYLTAESFGFKVNASAPSLKRKQMWVLEPDPGEGTAVLFRSSHLGRYLSAEEDGRVACEAEQPGRDCRFLVLPQPDGRWVLQSEPHGRFFGGTEDQLSCFATAITPAELWTVHLAIHPQAHLLSVSRRRYAHLCPQEDEIAADSNTPWGVDALVTLIFQNRQYCLKSCDSRYLRSDGRLVWEPEARARYTLEFKAGKLAFKDCDGHYLAPMGPAGTLRAGRNTRPGKDELFDLEESHPQVVLVAANHRYVSVRQGVNVSANQDEELDHETFLMQIDQETKKCTFYSSTGGYWTLVTHGGIQATATQVSENTMFEMEWRGRRVALKASNGRYVCMKKNGQLAAISDFVGEDEEFTLKLINRPILVLRGLDGFVCHRRGSNQLDTNRSVYDVFHLSFSDGAYQIRGRSGGFWHTGSHGSVCSDGERAEDFLFEFRERGRLAIRARSGKYLRGGASGLLRADADAPAGVALWEY; encoded by the exons ATGCCTACCAATGGCCTGCACCAGGTGCTGAAAATCCAGTTTGGCCTCATCAATGACACTGACCGCTACCTGACGGCCGAGAGCTTTGGCTTCAAGGTCAATGCCTCGGCACCCAGCCTCAAGCGGAAGCAGATGTGGGTGCTGGAGCCAGACCCAGGGGAGGGCACTGCCGTGCTGTTTCGCAGCAGCCACCTGGGCCGTTACCTGTCGGCCGAGGAGGATGGGCGTGTGGCCTGCGAGGCGGAGCAGCCGGGTCGTGACTGCCGCTTCCTGGTCCTGCCGCAGCCCGATGGGCGCTGGGTGCTGCAGTCGGAGCCACACGGCCGCTTCTTCGGCGGCACCGAGGACCAGCTGTCCTGCTTCGCCACGGCCATCACCCCAGCCGAGCTGTGGACAGTGCACCTGGCCATCCACCCGCAGGCCCACCTGCTGAGTGTGAGCCGGCGGCGCTACGCACACCTATGCCCGCAGGAAGATGAGATCGCAGCGGACAGCAATACGCCGTGGGGTGTGGACGCGCTTGTCACGCTCATCTTCCAGAACCGGCAGTACTGCCTCAAGTCCTGTGACAGCCGCTACCTGCGCAGCGACGGCCGCCTCGTCTGGGAGCCCGAGGCTCGCGCCCGCTACACGCTTGAGTTCAAGGCGGGAAAGTTGGCCTTCAAGGACTGCGATGGCCACTACCTGGCACCCATGGGCCCCGCGGGCACGCTCAGGGCAGGCCGCAACACACGGCCTGGCAAGGACGAGCTCTTCGACCTGGAGGAGAGTCACccacaggtggtgctggtggccgCCAACCACCGCTACGTGTCCGTGCGGCAAG GGGTCAATGTCTCAGCCAACCAAGATGAAGAACTGGATCACGAGACCTTCCTGATGCAAATTGACCAGGAGACAAAGAAGTGCACCTTCTATTCCAGCACTGGGGGCTACTGGACCCTGGTCACCCACGGGGGCATCCAGGCCACAGCTACACAAGT TTCTGAGAACACCATGTTTGAGATGGAGTGGCGGGGCCGACGGGTGGCCCTCAAGGCCAGTAATGGGCGGTATGTGTGCATGAAGAAGAATGGGCAGCTGGCGGCCATCAGCGATTTTGTGG GGGAGGACGAGGAGTTCACGCTCAAGCTTATCAACCGGCCCATCCTGGTCCTGCGCGGCCTGGACGGCTTTGTCTGCCACCGACGTGGCTCCAACCAGCTGGACACCAACCGCTCGGTTTACGACGTGTTCCACCTGAGCTTCAGCGACGGCGCCTACCAGATCCGAG GCCGCAGCGGCGGGTTCTGGCACACCGGCAGCCACGGCAGCGTGTGCAGCGACGGCGAGCGCGCCGAGGACTTCCTGTTCGAGTTCCGGGAGCGCGGCCGCCTGGCCATCCGGGCCCGGAGCGGCAAGTACCTGCGTGGCGGCGCCTCGGGACTGCTGCGCGCGGACGCGGACGCGCCGGCTGGGGTTGCGCTTTGGGAATACTGA